The window atattagtttTGTATCAGATACAAAAACTTAAGGTTTCATCAATAATTCGTTTAATTGCATGGATAAATGTTATGTGTAAAACATTACATATACTCAGTTTTAACAGTTTATTTACACCTGtagaatattaatattttttaacgtatgaaatatgtacagtacttatgaTTTTAGTTTCTACGTTAACATTGTCCTTTTACTGCCGGGACTGCATTACCAAAGTCCATTTGAGTAATACTATTTATTTACTCCAACAGCTACATAACTGACCAGCACGAGCTTTCAGCGCTACAACAACAAAAGTTTTGAGTCCACAAATCCGAAATACTGTTGCTATAGTAGTGCGATGTGTGGCTCTTGTAATACGCCACCTGTAGGTAGCCCcttataaatcaaaaaataaaatcgaAGTAAATAGCCCTACATTTCAAATACGAGTCACATCTGCAAAGCACACTATTTTGTGGagacactacttttttttttaccaaatacaataatacatacacagagtatctatctatctatctatctatctatctgtctatatatatatatatatatatatatatatatatatatatatataaacacacacacacatacagtacatacacacactgggtaacaaaagtaggtttacagttgtgagtgcgcaaaacagagtttattcttgtattattttttattaattgttatattatttgtttgtattgTCTTCTTCTTAAAGCTACTGAGCTAATAAAACTATTCTAATAATCataacctccatgtctttttccaaaaaaatgtaaacctacttttgcccatcccgtatatgtgtgtatgtatatatatatatatatatatatatatatatatatatatatatatatatatatatatatatatatgtatttatatacacatatatatatctcaaacacacacatatatatatactgtatatatttattgaaacctatatttattcatatatggTTTAGTAATTTTGTGACAAATGCCTttatgtctttttcttctttttgtacttTGCAACACaattgctttttttctgaaaacaccTTCTCCAGAAATTAAGAACAGATATATACAATAACATTTTCCCTAACTTTCAAACAATATAATTGTACATTAACATATttcttagtaaataaaaaaaagatgttgtGTATTCACTacctgcattatttttttttttcagaaattgtgGACCTGAAGCCATTATATCTTTTCAACTTGACATCTATTCAAGAATCAGAAGTGGTTCTTGCGGCCACGGTGCATTTTATGTTTGATAAGCGCTCAAGACACAGGCCCCTGTTCTGCAAACATTATAAGAATTCATCCTGTCGCCTTCAACATCTGCATCACTTTCCTTCAATGCACATCATTTTCAGGAGTGTGGcatcaaatgatttttttggaTCTCTGCTAAGTAACATTACTGTTTTCCCTAACAAGAGAGGTTTGTGGCACTTTAAGGATGTTTCACAAATAATCAAGGAAGCTAAAAAAAGAAACTATCCTTTGATCTCTGTTGAGTTTGAATTTGGAGACAAATATCCCAGTTTTCAAGATCAAGTGGCAGCATCAAACCTGCCTTATATTTTGGTTTATGCAAATGATATGGCCATTTCTGAGCCAAACAGTGTTGCAGTCACTTTACAGCGTTACGACCCATTTTCAATAAATGAGGAATCTACACAAAGTCCCAATGCATCTCCTGACTTCCGCATAAAACGGGACACCTATTTTTCAGAATCTATAAATAACAATGAGCTTCCAGAAGTAGAATATAGTGCATTTAAAAAGCATGATTTGTGGGAAAGTGCTTACAAGTCACTGAAGCCCAAAACATCTAAAAAGGATAGGAGGAGGAAGACTCAGGAAAGCAATGCTGGATTAAGCAAGTCACAAGTTCTGCATTTTGATGAGAAGACAATGAAGAAAGCGAGAAGGCGTCAATGGAATGAACCCAGAATTTGCTCCAGAAGGTATCTGAAAGTAGATTTTGCAGATATTGGATGGAGTGAATGGATCCTATCTCCAAAATCATTTGATGCTTACTACTGTGCAGGCGCTTGTGAATTTCCAATGCCTAAGGTCAGAATTATTCAATTTTAATGCTATTTCTGAATTAACTAaaggcagacttttttttttgcatagcgTGTAGAGCCTTTTAATCTTTTACAAAGAAACTGAGattaagaatatttaaattttattttaatatttaaaatataccaTTCCAAATTTATAGGTGTAATTCATCTGTTCATATTTGGGAAGTATATTACTTAATACTTCATTAGGCTGGGGCAATTTGTGTTGCAGACTGGTTTCAGACCTAAGCCAAGCCTGGACTGTAATGACAAATGTTCATTTAAATATTCTCTAATAACATGTTTCTTCCACTAACAGGTTGTTCGTCCCTCCAATCATGCTACTATTCAGAGTATTGTGAAGGCAGTTGGGATAATTCCTGGTATTCCTGAGCCGTGCTGTGTACCTGACAGAATGAACCCACTTAGTGTCCTTTTCTTGGATGAATACAAGAATGTGGTATTAAAAGTTTATCCCAACATGTCAGTGGAAACTTGTTCATGTAGGTAATTTTACTTGGAAAATTTTATTAATTGGAATACCAACAGTGGTTCACACAATTGGCTTTCATTAAGAAAGGAAACGGAAACATTAATCTATAACATATAG of the Erpetoichthys calabaricus chromosome 2, fErpCal1.3, whole genome shotgun sequence genome contains:
- the gdf10a gene encoding growth/differentiation factor 10, which gives rise to MKTTARLAEISVRFDSLLHIIFLFVVLRYETSATDLNSRAAAREDVVAEAPFDDHPDMSTLGNAARDMVAVHMYKLYDKYNKEVSQARNGNTVRSFKANPEIVDLKPLYLFNLTSIQESEVVLAATVHFMFDKRSRHRPLFCKHYKNSSCRLQHLHHFPSMHIIFRSVASNDFFGSLLSNITVFPNKRGLWHFKDVSQIIKEAKKRNYPLISVEFEFGDKYPSFQDQVAASNLPYILVYANDMAISEPNSVAVTLQRYDPFSINEESTQSPNASPDFRIKRDTYFSESINNNELPEVEYSAFKKHDLWESAYKSLKPKTSKKDRRRKTQESNAGLSKSQVLHFDEKTMKKARRRQWNEPRICSRRYLKVDFADIGWSEWILSPKSFDAYYCAGACEFPMPKVVRPSNHATIQSIVKAVGIIPGIPEPCCVPDRMNPLSVLFLDEYKNVVLKVYPNMSVETCSCR